One Actinomycetota bacterium DNA window includes the following coding sequences:
- a CDS encoding zinc-ribbon domain-containing protein, giving the protein MNTCAACGAENLDGARFCSSCGASLVPSCPTCGAEVPREARFCPACGSALEELEPAPPGEDRRVVTILFADVTSSTSLGE; this is encoded by the coding sequence GTGGGGCCGAGAATCTCGACGGCGCCCGCTTCTGCTCTTCCTGCGGGGCGTCGCTCGTCCCGTCGTGTCCGACCTGCGGGGCCGAGGTGCCTCGCGAGGCTCGGTTCTGCCCGGCGTGCGGGTCCGCGCTCGAAGAGCTCGAGCCCGCTCCCCCCGGTGAGGACCGGCGAGTGGTGACGATCCTGTTCGCCGATGTGACGAGCTCGACCAGCCTCGGCGAAC